The following are encoded together in the Thunnus maccoyii chromosome 18, fThuMac1.1, whole genome shotgun sequence genome:
- the srebf1 gene encoding sterol regulatory element-binding protein 1: MNNLSFDDASLDNLDPTLSLNDPSDIDTALLSDIDDMLQLINNQDMEFGGLFDNPPYTGPAPTQELPALTQSITSAAPPSTTTTPPSTSSSSILSSSPHLDALLGPPITRSSSTPDKVFQPPTFQQSPLAQVSNSTPRQQPASPQQAQSLRQPQVEQPQPILSQSPPAQAASPHGSPGPNPVFSSTPQALFTSPAPQTPPQPQPQPQPQTQLQAQVQVQTQQTRTNYSSPNTYTAGSPGSVSQPVTTLSSSPPTVQPVAIQAQLQGLTTTSPLLATSASPPTQTITSHVQQVPVLLQPQFIKAESLLLTTLKHDPCIVTTVASPTSLATTTTPVQSTSLQAFMGGGTILTTVPVMVDAEKLPINRIAISGKPVGQVHKGEKRTAHNAIEKRYRSSINDKIIELKDLVAGTEAKLNKSAVLRKAIDYIRYLQQSNQKLKQENMALKMSAQKNKSLKDLVAMEVDGQADVKSELPTPPASDVGSPTSFSHCGSDSEPDSPMGEDTKPNVGMLNRSAAGGSAGGMLDRSRMALCAFTFLFLSLNPLAALLCSPGSSSAADAAATTTHSAGRSVLGVDITADSWGWMDWMLPTILVWLLNGILVSGVLIRLLVYGEPVTRPHSGSSVLFWRHRKQADLDLARGDFAQASQNLWTCLKALGRPLPTSQLDLACAALWSLLRFCLQRLWVGRWLAARAGGLRSDRPLQEDACKSSRDAALVYHRLHQLHMTGKLNGSHLSAVHMALSAVNLAECAGSCLPVASLAEVYVSAALRVKASLPRILHFTSRVFLSSARQACLSSSGSVPPAMQWLCHPLGHRFFVDGDWAIRNTPKESIYSQAGNTVDPLAQVTQAFREHLLEKALYCVAQPHGEKSPSQGEGEYADALEYLQLLISASDAAGATSQSFAIGSNMATVTGCDPHSKWWSSVAVVIINWLQGDDAAAERLYPTVEHLPRSLQNAESLLPKACLNTFRAVRALLSKPENCQLSLSFSDKASALLRDSLNLGPHCHSSSLDKVVQLLLCDLLLVMRTNVWRLQQQGTSPVGSGSVGASGPAGVHQASPPELQGFQQDLSSLRKLAHSFRPAMRRLFLHEATARLMAGASPTRTHQLLDRSLRRRATPGAKTEECETRPGQREQAEAVMLACRYLPPSFLSAPGQRVGMLADAARTLEKLGDKRTLHDCQQMIIKLGSGTTVTNS, translated from the exons ACATGCTTCAGCTCATCAACAACCAGGACATGGAGTTTGGAGGACTGTTTGATAACCCTCCATACACAGGACCTGCCCCCACCCAAGAGCTTCCTGCTCTGACCCAGTCCATCACCTCAGCTGCCCCTCCCTCCACCACTACCACACCTCCATCTACGTCCTCCTCCTCTATCCTCAGCAGTAGCCCCCACCTGGATGCGCTCCTGGGGCCTCCCATCACCCGCAGCTCCTCAACCCCAGACAAGGTTTTCCAGCCACCCACCTTCCAGCAGTCCCCCCTGGCCCAGGTATCCAACTCCACCCCGCGGCAGCAGCCAGCCTCCCCGCAGCAGGCTCAGAGCCTCAGACAGCCCCAGGTGGAACAGCCCCAACCCATTCTCAGCCAGTCACCCCCGGCTCAGGCAGCCTCACCTCATGGATCACCAGGACCGAACCCAGTATTCAGCTCCACGCCTCAGGCCCTCTTCACTTCTCCTGCACCACAGACTCCACCTCAACCTCAACCCCAACCTCAGCCACAGACACAACTTCAGGCTCAAGTTCAGGTTCAGACCCAGCAGACTCGGACCAACTACAGCAGCCCAAACACTTACACAG CTGGCAGTCCAGGCAGCGTGAGCCAACCAGTCACCACTTTGTCATCCTCACCTCCAACTGTTCAACCAGTGGCCATTCAGGCTCAGCTCCAAGGGCTGACCACCACCTCTCCTCTGCTCGCAACGTCGGCAAGCCCACCGACTCAGACTATCACATCTCATGTACAGCAAGTACCT GTGTTGCTTCAACCCCAGTTCATCAAGGCTGAATCTCTGCTGCTGACCACTCTGAAGCATGACCCCTGTATAGTTACTACTGTGGCCTCTCCCACATCCCtggccaccaccaccaccccagTACAGAGCACTTCACTGCAG GCCTTTATGGGCGGGGGCACCATCCTGACCACGGTGCCTGTCATGGTGGACGCTGAGAAGCTGCCAATCAACCGCATCGCTATCAGCGGTAAGCCAGTCGGCCAGGTACACAAGGGGGAGAAGCGCACCGCTCACAACGCCATTGAGAAGCGCTACCGCTCGTCCATCAACGACAAAATCATCGAGCTCAAAGACCTGGTGGCGGGTACGGAGGCCAAG CTCAACAAGTCTGCAGTGCTGAGGAAAGCCATCGACTACATCCGTTACCTGCAGCAGTCCAACCAGAAACTCAAACAGGAGAACATGGCTCTTAAAATGTCAGCCCAGAAAAACA AGTCTCTCAAGGACCTCGTTGCCATGGAGGTGGATGGACAGGCTGATGTGAAGAGCGAGCTGCCCACCCCGCCAGCCTCTGACGTGGGCTCCCCCACTTCTTTCTCACACTGTGGCAGCGACTCAGAGCCTGACAGTCCAATGGGGGAGGACACCAAG CCAAATGTGGGCATGTTGAACAGATCGGCAGCTGGCGGTAGCGCTGGCGGCATGTTGGACCGTTCCCGCATGGCACTGTGTGCCTtcaccttcctcttcctctccctcaaCCCTCTGGCTGCCCTGCTCTGCTCACCCGGCAGCAGCtcagctgctgatgctgcagcCACCACCACCCATTCTGCAGGCAGGAGTGTTCTGGGCGTGGACATCACAG CTGACTCGTGGGGCTGGATGGACTGGATGCTGCCAACTATACTGGTATGGCTACTGAATGGGATCCTGGTGTCAGGAGTTCTGATCCGTCTGTTGGTTTATGGAGAGCCCGTAACCAGACCGCACTCTGGATCCTCTGTCTTGTTCTGGAGGCACCGCAAGCAGGCTGACCTGGACCTAGCAAGA GGGGATTTTGCCCAGGCCAGTCAAAACCTGTGGACCTGTCTGAAGGCTCTAGGTCGTCCTTTACCCACCTCCCAGTTGGACCTGGCCTGCGCTGCACTTTGGTCCCTGCTACGCTTCTGCCTCCAGCGCCTCTGGGTGGGCCGCTGGCTGGCTGCCAGAGCTGGAGGGCTGCGATCAGACCGCCCCCTGCAGGAGGACGCCTGCAAAAGCAGCCGTGATGCCGCCCTGGTTTACCACCGCTTGCACCAGCTACACATGACAG GGAAGCTGAACGGGAGCCACCTTTCAGCAGTGCACATGGCTCTAAGTGCAGTGAACCTGGCAGAGTGTGCTGGCTCCTGTCTGCCTGTAGCCTCTCTGGCTGAAGTCTATGTCTCTGCAGCTCTAAGGGTCAAAGCCAGCCTGCCAAGGATCCTGCATTTCACCTCC CGTGTGTTCCTGAGCAGTGCCCGCCAGGCATGCCTGTCATCTAGTGGCAGTGTGCCTCCGGCTATGCAGTGGCTCTGTCACCCACTAGGTCACCGCTTCTTTGTGGATGGGGATTGGGCTATTCGAAACACCCCAAAAGAAAGCATCTACAGTCAGGCTGGCAATACCG TGGATCCTCTGGCCCAGGTGACCCAGGCCTTCAGAGAACACCTCCTGGAGAAGGCTCTGTACTGTGTTGCCCAGCCACATGGAGAGAAAAGCCCCAGCCAGGGAGAAGG GGAGTACGCTGATGCTCTGGAGTATCTCCAGCTGCTGATTAGTGCATCAGATGCGGCCGGTGCCACCTCCCAGTCCTTCGCCATCGGCTCCAACATGGCTACAGTGACTG GTTGCGACCCCCACTCCAAGTGGTGGTCCTCGGTCGCCGTGGTGATCATCAACTGGCTCCAAGGAGATGACGCTGCAGCGGAGAGACTGTATCCGACAGTTGAACACCTGCCCCGCAGTCTGCAGAACGCAGA GAGTCTTCTGCCCAAGGCGTGCCTGAACACATTCAGGGCGGTGCGGGCTCTGCTGTCCAAGCCAGAAAACTGCCAGTTGAGTCTGAGCTTCAGCGACAAGGCCAGCGCCCTGCTCCGAGACAGCCTCAACCTAGGACCACACTGCCACAGCTCCAGTTTAgacaag GTTGTCCAGTTGCTGTTGTGTGACCTGCTGTTGGTGATGAGGACCAATGTGtggcgtctgcagcagcaggggaCCAGTCCTGTGGGGTCAGGGTCAGTGGGCGCCAGCGGCCCCGCGGGGGTCCACCAGGCCTCCCCGCCTGAGCTCCAAGGCTTTCAGCAAGATCTCAGCTCCCTACGCAAGCTGGCGCACAGCTTCAGGCCCGCAATGCGAAGA TTGTTCCTtcatgaagctacagccaggctGATGGCGGGGGCCAGTCCCACCCGCACACATCAGCTCCTGGATCGCTCGCTGCGACGCAGAGCAACGCCTGGAGCCaagacag AGGAGTGCGAGACGCGGCCAGGCCAGCGGGAGCAGGCAGAGGCCGTGATGTTGGCGTGCCGCTACCTTCCCCCCTCCTTTCTGTCAGCTCCCGGCCAGAGGGTGGGCATGCTGGCGGACGCAGCCCGCACCCTGGAGAAGCTGGGAGACAAGAGGACCCTCCACGACTGCCAGCAAATGATAATCAAGCTGGGCAGCGGCACCACTGTCACCAACAGCTAG